Proteins encoded together in one Caldicellulosiruptor saccharolyticus DSM 8903 window:
- the eam gene encoding glutamate 2,3-aminomutase — MEKLDVINNRERFEKLKEAIKDYLEVKDTIKTGIDDEEKIEYQKRKILSYFGASEKDWENYKWQLKNRITSAKILKELLNLDEKEAQQIEEVAKIYRFAISPYYLSLIDPSDPHCPIKKQSVPSSFELIEKGELDPMDEEHTSPTKIITQRYPDRLIIKVTNICGMFCRFCQRRRLIGETDTHASLDDITDAIEYVAQNPNIRDVLITGGDALMLSDEILEWILRSLRQIPHVEIIRIGTRAPVTLPQRITKELVDMLKKYHPIYVNTHFNHPREITKESKRACEMLADGGIPLGNQMVLLNGVNNDKYVVRRLNQQLLKIRVKPYYIFHPKRVKGTSHFWVTIEEGMEIIESLRGRTSGMAIPTYIINAPKGKGKTPIMPNYLLYFGKGKVVFRNWEGEVFEVENG; from the coding sequence ATGGAAAAGTTAGATGTTATTAACAACAGAGAAAGATTCGAAAAGTTAAAAGAAGCTATTAAAGACTACTTAGAGGTCAAAGACACAATCAAAACTGGCATAGATGATGAGGAAAAGATTGAATATCAAAAAAGAAAGATTCTTTCCTACTTTGGTGCAAGCGAAAAGGACTGGGAAAATTATAAGTGGCAGCTGAAAAATAGAATTACCTCGGCCAAAATATTAAAAGAACTTTTAAACCTTGATGAAAAAGAAGCACAGCAAATAGAAGAAGTAGCCAAAATTTACCGTTTTGCAATCTCACCTTACTATCTCTCTTTGATTGACCCAAGTGATCCTCACTGTCCAATAAAGAAGCAATCAGTCCCAAGCTCATTTGAGCTTATAGAAAAAGGTGAGCTTGACCCAATGGACGAAGAGCATACATCCCCTACAAAGATTATTACACAGCGCTATCCTGACAGGCTCATAATAAAAGTTACAAACATATGTGGGATGTTTTGCAGATTCTGTCAAAGAAGAAGACTTATTGGTGAGACTGACACACACGCATCGCTGGATGATATTACGGATGCAATTGAATATGTAGCACAAAATCCAAATATCAGAGATGTTCTCATCACAGGTGGCGATGCCCTGATGCTCTCTGATGAGATTTTGGAGTGGATTTTAAGGTCGCTAAGGCAAATACCTCATGTTGAGATAATCAGAATTGGAACAAGAGCACCTGTGACGTTGCCACAAAGGATTACAAAAGAGCTTGTTGATATGCTAAAAAAGTATCACCCTATTTATGTAAACACCCACTTTAACCACCCACGTGAGATAACAAAAGAATCAAAAAGAGCTTGTGAGATGCTTGCAGATGGCGGCATTCCGCTTGGCAACCAGATGGTTTTGTTAAATGGGGTCAACAACGACAAATACGTTGTGAGAAGGCTCAATCAACAGCTTTTAAAAATCCGAGTAAAGCCATATTATATCTTTCATCCAAAAAGGGTAAAAGGTACATCGCACTTTTGGGTGACAATTGAAGAGGGTATGGAGATTATTGAAAGCCTCAGAGGAAGAACCTCAGGCATGGCAATTCCCACATACATCATAAATGCTCCAAAAGGCAAAGGAAAAACACCAATTATGCCAAATTATCTTCTTTACTTTGGTAAAGGCAAGGTAGTTTTTAGAAACTGGGAAGGTGAGGTTTTTGAGGTTGAGAATGGGTAA
- a CDS encoding Uma2 family endonuclease, with product MEERIPKLWTYEEYLRLPEDIRVEIIDGVIYNMSPAPSRVHQEIVIELATTIKNYLREKKQPCKVYTAPFDVVLVSEGQNENQAINVVQPDISIICDKKKLTERGCLGAPEMIIEVVSEKSPAHDYVRKLNLYNQFKVREYWIVNPYEENILVYIYKDEIGYSAPKMYTFNEKVKAEIFEDLIIDFKQIKEAL from the coding sequence ATGGAAGAGAGAATTCCTAAACTTTGGACATATGAAGAGTATCTCAGATTGCCCGAGGATATAAGAGTAGAGATAATAGACGGTGTTATTTACAATATGAGTCCTGCACCTTCAAGAGTGCACCAAGAAATAGTAATAGAACTTGCGACAACTATCAAAAATTATCTCAGAGAAAAAAAGCAACCTTGCAAAGTTTACACAGCTCCTTTTGATGTTGTGTTAGTTAGTGAAGGACAGAATGAAAATCAGGCCATCAATGTCGTGCAGCCTGATATATCAATTATATGCGACAAGAAAAAACTCACTGAAAGAGGCTGTTTAGGTGCTCCCGAAATGATAATTGAGGTTGTATCAGAGAAAAGCCCAGCTCATGATTATGTAAGAAAACTAAACTTGTATAATCAATTCAAAGTAAGAGAGTATTGGATTGTCAACCCTTATGAAGAAAATATCTTGGTTTACATTTATAAAGACGAAATAGGCTACTCAGCACCAAAGATGTATACATTCAACGAAAAAGTGAAAGCAGAAATCTTTGAAGACCTTATAATAGATTTTAAACAAATCAAAGAGGCACTGTAA
- a CDS encoding DUF3794 domain-containing protein: MLKNFVSIEGVASVSDFPTLTTLDRYNQFEVEEQVTIPAEKPEMEQIVSVMVEASIKNYYAIATPTGLKVIIEGELKQKITYVANEPTQSIHSAMFITGFCNFIDIPLNLPTGQNVLNILQTLGITLDDVISAPPNIIIEDFSISQIDTRKAKKCTILFAWVRVNALLATYLPA, from the coding sequence ATGCTCAAAAATTTTGTCAGTATCGAAGGGGTTGCAAGCGTATCTGATTTTCCTACACTTACCACTCTTGATAGATACAATCAGTTTGAGGTTGAAGAACAAGTTACAATACCTGCAGAAAAGCCTGAGATGGAACAAATTGTCTCTGTTATGGTGGAGGCAAGTATAAAAAACTACTATGCAATTGCAACACCAACCGGGCTAAAAGTAATTATCGAAGGTGAACTTAAGCAAAAGATAACATATGTTGCAAATGAACCAACACAGTCTATTCACTCAGCAATGTTTATTACAGGCTTTTGCAACTTTATAGATATACCACTCAATCTTCCAACTGGTCAGAATGTGCTAAATATTTTGCAAACCCTTGGAATTACATTGGATGACGTAATCAGCGCACCACCTAACATCATTATAGAAGACTTTTCCATCTCGCAGATTGACACAAGAAAAGCAAAAAAATGCACGATACTCTTTGCGTGGGTAAGAGTAAATGCACTTTTGGCAACTTACTTGCCAGCTTAA
- a CDS encoding DUF3794 domain-containing protein, which translates to MLRNFVDIIGIADPSSFPTLLPTSPNTEYIVEEKLTIPQEKPDVEQINTVLIEAKVTDSRVIPTPVGLKIVVDGELKQKIIYTANVPEQSVHSVLYIEPFCTFIEVPLNLPAGTNTLQLLQTLGITLNDVLVGKPNVLIEDVTVSLLDARTIEKCTVLFIWATLNAALSTVLA; encoded by the coding sequence ATGCTTAGAAATTTTGTTGACATAATTGGAATTGCAGACCCATCAAGCTTTCCAACTTTACTGCCAACAAGTCCTAACACAGAATATATTGTAGAGGAAAAACTCACAATTCCTCAAGAAAAACCTGATGTTGAGCAAATAAACACAGTTTTGATTGAAGCAAAGGTAACAGACTCAAGAGTGATTCCAACACCTGTTGGACTAAAAATTGTTGTTGATGGTGAGCTCAAACAAAAGATCATATACACAGCCAATGTCCCAGAGCAGTCTGTTCACTCAGTTTTGTATATCGAGCCATTTTGCACATTCATCGAAGTGCCACTTAATCTTCCTGCTGGTACGAACACATTACAGCTTTTGCAGACATTGGGTATCACTTTAAACGATGTTTTGGTTGGAAAACCCAACGTGCTGATTGAAGATGTGACAGTATCACTTCTTGATGCAAGAACAATTGAAAAATGCACAGTTCTTTTCATCTGGGCAACATTAAATGCTGCACTATCAACTGTACTTGCCTAA
- a CDS encoding SPOCS domain-containing protein translates to MEIQKGCAYLGIIEPHEYDEIKKTHVYKQVLTKGEFEIPEAKPEIEDFSSVVMQITRKKCKLICGPLGDKVIVSGTINLNVMYTAANPQQSVHNVHLCHDVDAFINIKCLEEAHKSFCGCCDVKMYIEWADLEVVDKRKIKGCFLVLITAKCKSVK, encoded by the coding sequence ATGGAAATACAAAAAGGTTGTGCATACTTAGGGATAATTGAGCCACATGAGTATGATGAGATAAAAAAGACACATGTTTACAAACAAGTGTTGACAAAAGGTGAGTTTGAGATTCCAGAAGCAAAGCCTGAGATTGAAGATTTTTCATCTGTAGTAATGCAAATTACAAGAAAAAAATGCAAACTAATTTGCGGACCGCTTGGCGATAAAGTAATTGTCTCAGGTACAATAAACTTAAATGTGATGTACACAGCTGCAAATCCACAGCAATCTGTCCACAATGTACATTTGTGCCACGATGTTGATGCTTTTATAAACATCAAATGCTTGGAAGAAGCTCACAAAAGCTTTTGTGGCTGCTGCGACGTTAAGATGTATATTGAGTGGGCTGATCTTGAGGTAGTAGACAAAAGAAAAATCAAAGGATGCTTTTTAGTGTTGATAACTGCCAAATGCAAGTCTGTAAAGTAA
- a CDS encoding sugar ABC transporter ATP-binding protein yields MSIVLENVSKKFEDFYALKRVNLEFFEGEVHVILGKNGSGKTTLTKVINGTYQPSEGKVIVNGKVFSHLNPLLAKSLGIFTVHQELLYFPHLSVAENIFIENKPKNSLGFISTKKMIKLSSEILSKMGVNINPEASCKNLGTSQLQVIEICRALVQDAKAIIFDEPTAGLTSYEIENLFRIIKELKQKGIIIIFVTNMVEEALSIADRITILRDGEIVASDKVTSFNLNRVISLIFGSINKTYPKLKVEKGPVIFSVKNLTKSGIIEDISFDVRSGEVYGIAGLVGSGRSFLVKALFGAEKVDSGEIYIKGNLLKLSSPSDAIKNGIAFMSEDRIGTGLFKTLNIADNIISSNIWNIVNGFFIDSSRQEKIANFFIKRLGIKPKEISQKIATLSGGNQQKVLIAKWLFSQSIVFILDEPTKGLDLASKVEVYNIINELVRIGCAIIFISSEFSELIGMCDRILVLREGKKVHEFSKKEMDYDRILKSAMGILEQK; encoded by the coding sequence ATGTCAATAGTTTTAGAAAATGTGTCAAAGAAGTTTGAAGACTTTTATGCCTTAAAGAGAGTCAATCTTGAGTTTTTCGAGGGCGAAGTGCATGTAATATTAGGTAAAAACGGTTCTGGCAAAACTACTCTAACAAAGGTTATCAACGGAACATACCAGCCCTCTGAAGGAAAAGTTATAGTAAACGGCAAGGTTTTTTCACACCTCAATCCCCTTTTGGCAAAGTCGCTTGGGATTTTCACTGTTCATCAGGAGCTTTTGTACTTCCCGCACCTTTCTGTTGCAGAAAATATCTTTATTGAAAACAAACCAAAAAATAGCCTTGGTTTTATTAGCACAAAAAAGATGATAAAGCTCTCTTCCGAAATCTTAAGCAAAATGGGGGTAAACATAAACCCAGAAGCAAGTTGCAAAAATCTTGGTACATCTCAGCTTCAGGTGATAGAAATCTGCCGCGCACTTGTGCAAGATGCAAAGGCTATTATATTTGATGAGCCAACAGCCGGCCTTACTTCGTATGAAATAGAAAACCTTTTTAGAATCATAAAGGAGCTAAAGCAAAAAGGAATTATCATAATATTTGTCACAAACATGGTAGAGGAAGCACTCTCCATTGCTGATAGAATAACAATCCTGCGCGATGGTGAGATTGTAGCATCAGATAAGGTAACAAGCTTTAATTTAAACAGAGTAATTTCTCTCATCTTTGGAAGCATAAACAAAACATATCCAAAGCTAAAGGTAGAAAAAGGCCCGGTTATTTTTAGCGTTAAAAATTTAACAAAGTCTGGAATAATAGAGGACATATCGTTTGATGTAAGAAGCGGCGAGGTGTATGGAATAGCAGGGCTTGTTGGTTCTGGAAGAAGCTTTTTGGTCAAAGCGCTTTTTGGTGCCGAAAAGGTAGACTCAGGTGAGATTTATATCAAAGGAAATCTTTTGAAGCTTTCAAGTCCATCTGATGCAATCAAAAACGGCATTGCATTTATGAGCGAAGATAGAATTGGTACAGGGCTTTTTAAGACTTTGAACATTGCAGATAACATCATCTCATCTAATATTTGGAATATTGTAAATGGATTTTTCATTGACTCATCACGTCAAGAAAAGATTGCAAATTTTTTTATAAAGCGGCTTGGGATAAAACCAAAGGAAATTTCACAAAAGATAGCAACTCTATCTGGAGGCAATCAGCAAAAGGTCTTGATTGCAAAGTGGCTATTTTCTCAGTCGATAGTGTTTATTCTGGATGAGCCAACAAAGGGCTTGGATTTGGCATCGAAGGTTGAGGTATATAACATCATAAACGAACTTGTGCGAATTGGCTGTGCGATTATCTTCATATCATCTGAATTTTCAGAGCTAATTGGCATGTGCGATAGAATTTTGGTTTTGAGAGAGGGTAAAAAAGTGCATGAGTTTTCTAAGAAAGAAATGGATTATGATAGAATCTTAAAAAGTGCGATGGGAATTTTAGAACAGAAATAA
- a CDS encoding DeoR/GlpR family DNA-binding transcription regulator, with the protein MLVAERLKKIKEILLQKKHVDVATLAELLNVSEVTIRRDLDKLESEGFLIKTYGGAILKEEATKLLSPIIEENSEKEAIAKVCSYMIEDNQAIILTGGNICRLVPKYIKDKKNIIVLTNDLLLALECGKLSIQTIVTGGYLIGNTFMLAGPMLVNPNMDIFVDKAFIEVDGVSLERGFTVNNVEFANAYKYFKSISKETIIVADSSKFDKISLFQIAKVDEIKKVISDTNVPDEYKSFFFENGTQIFCSFDFSDLEREV; encoded by the coding sequence ATGCTTGTTGCTGAGAGGTTAAAGAAAATAAAAGAGATCCTGCTGCAAAAAAAGCATGTTGATGTTGCAACACTTGCTGAGCTTTTGAATGTTTCTGAGGTAACAATAAGGCGGGATTTAGACAAGCTTGAGAGTGAAGGTTTTCTGATAAAAACCTATGGCGGTGCAATCTTGAAAGAAGAGGCAACAAAGCTCCTATCACCAATTATAGAAGAAAACTCAGAAAAAGAAGCAATTGCAAAGGTCTGTTCATACATGATTGAAGACAATCAGGCAATAATCTTAACAGGTGGTAACATATGTCGCCTTGTACCAAAGTATATAAAAGATAAAAAGAACATAATAGTTTTGACAAACGACCTTCTGCTGGCGTTAGAGTGTGGAAAACTTTCAATCCAAACAATTGTAACAGGTGGTTACCTTATTGGAAATACATTTATGTTAGCAGGGCCAATGCTTGTAAATCCTAACATGGACATATTTGTAGACAAGGCGTTCATCGAGGTTGATGGAGTGTCTTTAGAGCGCGGTTTTACTGTCAACAATGTTGAGTTTGCAAATGCTTATAAATATTTTAAATCTATTTCAAAAGAAACAATCATTGTTGCTGACTCCTCCAAGTTTGATAAAATTTCACTTTTCCAGATTGCAAAGGTTGATGAAATCAAAAAGGTAATAAGCGACACAAATGTGCCTGATGAATATAAATCCTTCTTCTTTGAAAATGGAACACAAATTTTTTGCAGTTTTGACTTTTCTGACCTTGAAAGAGAGGTTTGA